The stretch of DNA TCGACCAATACGGTCATCATTCACCGATTACGGTTTGACGGCGGTTCGATTCCGCCGATTGGCATTACAGCGGCCACAGCGGCGAGGTGCCTCCCGTACCCATCCCGAACACGGAAGATAAGCTCGCCTGCGTATCGGCAAGTACTGGAGTGGGCGACCCTCTGGGAACGTCGATTCGCCGCTTTCATTCATATTATTCTCACATAGCTACTGCTGTGTGGGGTTCCTTTTATCATCAAGACTGGATCGGCGCTCATCGTCGATACCAGTCGCCTCAAAACTCACCCGTCAGCGCAGCAGCTGTGTCAATTATAGTAGCCACTGAAAGTCAGTGCACACTTGATCGCACGAGGCTGTGCGATCAGTGCGTAAACAGTTTCAGTCGTGTTACTATAGCCGTGATCTCGAGCACGTAACGATCTTTCGCGTTGGCGGGTTTCCAGTAGTGTGACTTCGTGTTCAGTACAGCAACTGCAGCCTGACCCATGTTGACGCCCGATGCAGGGATGTGAGCCGTCACAGAGGTAGCTACGATCTCAATCGTTGAGATACTGCTGTTCCCATTCCCGACGCTCCTCGATGGCTTGTCGACCGTGATCGCTGATCTCGTAGTAGTTGGTCCGCCGATCGAGCTGTCCCTTCTCGACGAGTTCCTTATTGACGAGGGTGTCGAGATTTGGATATAATCGACCGTGGTTGATTTCACTGCTGTAGTATGTTTCAATCTCGTCCTTTACGTCCTGACCGGACGGCTGATCGGCCCCTGCAATTACGTAGAGTAGGTCTCGTTGAAACCCTGTCAGATCGTCCATTGTGTCCTCGAGTGGACGAACGGGAACCCGGCTATTTGTTATCGATTTCGTATCAACTGTTCCGCACACGTTTCGCGGAGCGAACTATGGCGTTCGTATTCATCACACCCATTTCAGTTAGTAACAACGAGTTAAACCCGGTTCCATACTTGTAGCGACTGTTCAGTATCAGATATAGACGGGACGTAGAGACTATCTACAGTAGCGAACGATAAGCGTACAACGGCACGAGTAGTGACTACTTGAGTCGAGTCCCGTGACTGGTGCTTACGCAGTCATCGCGAACGCACTTGGTAGCGGCTGCTAGCCGTCTCGTAGTGCGCGAAAGAACGATAGTCGACTGTGAAAACCCGTTACCGAACGCAAGAAGCCGTATTACAGGCGGGTGACGTTGGTGGCGCGGGGGCCCTTGGGGGCCTGTTCGATGTCGAATTCGATCTCTGTGCCTTCTTCGAGGTCCGGACCGCCAACGTCTTCCATGTGGAAGAAAACGTCATCGTCCGCGTCGTCCGTCGAAATGAAACCGTAGCCGCCTGTGTCGTTGAAGAAATCAACGTTTCCTTTCGCCATTGCAATTCGAAAGAGTCCCCCGACACGTATAACAGTTCTGTTATGGAGTACATGTAGAAACAAAAATAATAGCTTCCTGTATCCAACGATCACGGGGCGAGTATCGAAGAAACAGCGGATTCAACTGTTCTCACTCTTCGATATAATCGTCACTCGAGAAACCGACGTGTCGACCACCCGAGGCGGCGCGGAATCCGTCGTACTGCTGGATGCGAGTAGTCGTTTGGAGATGAAAGCCAGCGAGCAGAGGCCAGTTCAGTCGGTTTCGTCCGAGAGCGAATCAGGTGATCGTCCAGAAACGGTCTCGAGTCGGTCGTGATTGATTTGAGCAGAACTCGGACCGTTACTCGAGCAGGTCGCTTCGGAATGGCACCGCTTAGGTGGATCCACTGGATATCTCCGGTATGACCCAGGCACGGACCCAGAGAGTGCCGACGATCGCGCAGGTGGCCTTGATCGGACTGTTCGTAACGGCGCTCGTGACTGCGCAGGTGACCGCATCGAAGGTACTGGCGTTCGAACTCCCCGTCTCGCTCCCAGTGACGGGGTCCCAACTCGTGTTGCCTGGTGCGGCACTCGCGTACGCGTTGACGTTTCTCGCGAGCGACTGCTATACCGAGCTGTACGGTCGGCGTGCGGGCCAGATCGTGGTCAACGTTGGGTTCGGTCTGAATTTTATCGTGCTCGCGCTCGTCTGGTCGACGATCGCTGCGCCGGCAGCCAACTCGAGCAGCGCTAGCCAGTTCGCGACGGTTCTCGGCGCGTCGACAAACATCGTCCTCGGCAGTCTGCTCGCGTACATCGTCAGCCAGAACTGGGACGTGATCGTCTTTCATCGGATTCGGGAGTACACCGGTGCCGAAATGCTCTGGCTTCGCAACATCGCGTCGACGGCGAGCAGCCAGGCGATCGATACCGTCATCTTCGTGTCGGTCGCGTTCGCCATCGCACCGGCGATTCTCGGCGTCGGTGCCGTGCTCCCCACCGATGTCTTGCTCTCGTTGATGGTGGGACAGTACCTGCTGAAGTTCCTGATTGCCCTCCTCGATACACCGGTCGTCTACGCGATCGTCTCGATCGTGCGCTCGCGCGAGGGGCTGGTCGCTGACGACATGCAGTCCGTCTGAGTCGCTGGTGGCCACGATTGCGGTGGGTCCTCCGAACGGAGAGCGTTTAGTAGCTCCCTCGAGAGCCATACCTATGGACGAACGCGTACGCGAACACGCCGCGGTATTGGTCGACTGGAGCGCTCGTATCGAGGCGGGTGATAACGTCGTCCTATCGGTCGGCCCGGACGCTCACGAACTGGCGGTCGCCGTCGCAGAAGAACTCGGCTCCCGTGGGGCGAACCTGCTCGCGACCTATCGTTCAGGCGAGATTACGCGGGCCTATCTCCAGGCTCACGACGGCGACTTCGATGCGAATCCGGCCCACGAACTCGCGCTGCTCGAGAACACCGATGTCTACCTCTCGCTTGGCGGCGGTCGAAACACGAGCGCAACGGCCGACGTTTCCGGTGACCAGCGGCAGGCGTACAACGACGCTCGACGTGAGATTCGCGAGGCGCGACTGGGTACCCGCTGGGTGTCGACGGTTCATCCGACGCGGTCGCTCGCACAGCAAGCGAACATGGCCTACGAGGAGTACCGAGATTTCGCTTACAATGCGATCCTTCGGGACTGGGAGTCGCTTGCCGAGGAGATGGCCCAGCTCAAGACCCTCCTCGATGACGGCGATGTGGTCCGACTCGTCTCGGAGGGGACCGACCTGACCATGCGAATCGACGATCGCACGGCGGTCAACAGTGCTGCCTCGGTTGCGTACGACTCGCATAACCTGCCAAGCGGTGAGGTCTTTACGGCACCTGCCGGGACCGAGGGGACGGTCACGTTCGACGTGCCGATGACCCTTCGAGGGGAGCCCGTCCGGAACGTCCGCCTCGAGTTCGCTGACGGCGAGGTCGTCGACTACGATGCCGATCAGGGCGCAGCCGTCATCGGCGACATTCTCGAGACGGACGAGGGCGCACGGCGACTGGGCGAACTCGGGATCGGCATGAACCGTGGGATCGACCGCTACACGGACAACATCCTCTTCGACGAGAAGATGGACGATACTGTCCACCTCGCGCTCGGTCGGGCCTACGACGCTTGTCTCCCCACCGGCGAGTCCGGCAACGACTCGGCGGTCCACGTCGACCTGATCACCGACGTCAGCGAGGACTCCCGCCTCGAGATCGACGGAACAGTGATCCAGCGCAACGGTGCGTTCCGGTTCGAGCCAGGATTCGACGGCTGAACGGTCCATTTTATGCGGAGAGCGGCGTGCTCTCGGTGTCTTGGTGCTCGAGTGGCCGTGCCACTGCTGGATGACACAGAGGACACCGACTGCACGCAGGATGTGTTTGTTCCCTCACGGGCTCTGTATCCGACAGTATTAGCTGCTTACGAGAGAGCGGCTGTTCGCTGTCGAACGGAAATAACAGCATACCAATATCGAGACAGCCCCTCATACTGAGTCCCCGCCCTGCCGGTGGCGGAGAATAATCGGCTGGCTCTGTCATCGATCTGTGGTTGTCTCTTGCCCTGCCGGGCGGACGCCTGCCGTCGACACCTCGGTGATCGGCGTCTCGTTCCCAGTGTAGGCGGATGCCGGTCTCGACGATGGTCGGCGGTTCCGTCACGTTCTCGAGTCTCGAGGCCCAACGACGACTATGCGCGATCACCTCCGGGCCGGCGTTGCGATCTTCAACGACGGCTACTACCACGCCGCCCACGACGCCTGGGAGGATCACTGGCTCGACCTCGAGGCCGGTAGCGACGACGAACGCCTGCTGCATGGCCTCATCCAGTACAGCGGCGCGGTGGTCCACGCTCGCGAGCGAAACTGGACGGGTGCCGTTGGCCTCGCCGAGAGCGCCCAGACGTATCTCGCGCCGTTGCCTGCCGACTACCGCGAGTTAGCCCTCGAGCCGGTCCGATCGTCCCTCACAGGTCTCGCGACCGATCCCGAACTCATCGAACGGCAGTCACCGATACAGATCGAACACGAGGGAACTGCCCCGACGCTATCCGACCTCGACATCGGGCCGACGACGATCGCGGCGGTCGTCTTCGCCGAGGTGTTCGGCTATGACGAGGAACCGATCGAACAGGCGCGAGCGTACGCGCAGCGGGATCTCGAGGCCGGTGACGACGCCAGCCAGTTCATTACATTGCTGTTCGATTTCGTTCGCGAGGACGAGCATCGGGGGATCGTTTTCCAGCGGCTCAAAGAACACGTCGACCGGAGACAGGCTCGCGAGAAAGACGTTGAAGGGTTATTCTAATCGAACGACGGAGGCGGGTGCGAGCGTCGGCTCCGTTCAGGCGTCGGGCTCGAGGACCCGATCCTCGCCGTCGTAGTGGGCGGAGTTGTCCTGGGGGTCGTAGTCGAGCACCTCACGGGCACGATCGATCGAGTAGTACTTGCGGTCGTTATCCGAAATGCCGTAGACGATCTCGTAGTCGTAGTCGGCCCGGATACAGCGGTCGAACAGGTGTGCACAGTCCCGGTAGGAGAGCCACATCGCTTGTCCGCGCTCGTAATCGATCGGTGGGTGGCCCTCGGTGAGATTACCGATGCGAACGCAGACGACAGAGAGGTCGTGTTCGTCGTGGTAGTAGCGACCGAGGGTTTCGCCGGCGGCTTTCGAGACGCCATAGAGGTTGCTCGGTCGCGGGAGTTCGGTCCCATCGAGGAGGTAATCGTCGTGGGCCCGGTACATCTCGGGCGTGCGCTCGTCGGTCTCGTAGTTGCCGACGGCGTGGTTCGACGAGGCGAACGCGACCTTCTCAACGCCGGCTTCGACGGCTGCCTCGAAGACCGTCTGGGTGCCGCCGATGTTGTTGGTCAGGACGCTGTTCCACGGCGCTTCCGGTCGCGGATCGCCTGCGAGGTGGATCACGACGTCGATACCTTCCATTGCCTCGCGGACGGCCTCGTCGTCAGTGATATCCGCGACGACGAACTCGCCCGGCTGGTCGCCCGTCGGTGGATCGCGATCCAGCAACCGCCACTCGTAGTCATCCGACAGGCCGCCGAGGATGGCCGTTCCGACCCGCCCCGCAGCCCCCGTGAGCAGGACTGACTGTGCCATTCGTTCGGTGTGAGGGTCAGCGTCGATAAGTACCATGCGATTCGGCCCCAGCGCGGTCGATGGTGGCACGCGTCTCCCCGTTCGCAGCGACGGCGCTCGATCCGGCTCGCTCGCATCGCAATCCCCTTCCCGACCGCACGCGAGGGCCTGTACATGCCCACAGACACAACACCGACTGACGCGGAAGCTGCCTGCTTCGAGGCCGGCATCAAGTTCGGCTCACTGTACCACCAGTTCGCCGGCACACCTGTTTCACCGGACAGCGCCGCGAGTCTCGAGTCAGCAATGGAAGAATCGATCGAAAACCAGCCCCATTGCACCGCAGTGACCGTCGACGTGCTTGTCGACGAGCTCGAGGCCGAACTCGCCGACGCGACGGCCGACTACACCGAACTCACCGGTCGCTTTCTCGAGGTCGAAATCGTCGTCGACTACGAGGGCTGTGAGATCGTCACCCGGATGGAAATGGAAGACGGCTATCCCTTGATGCGCCTCGAATCGGTCCGCGACGAGGGGTCCGACTGACACCGCGACTCAGACGCTCGAGCGGTCGACTTTTTCGGGTGCTTCAAACGCCGTCGCGAGCTCGAGCAGTTGCACTAGAATCCGACCGGTCGCGCCCCAGACGGTGTAGCCGTCGACGTGGAAGTAGTGGATGACGATGTCGCCGTAGTAGGGGTGCGAGCGACGTTCGTACTCGTAATTCTCGGGATCGAGCAATCCCGACAGCGGGAGAACGACGATCTCGGCGACCTCGTTGTCGTCGCGGACGTACTCGCGGTCTGGGACGTTGGCGACGAAGGGCGTGACAGCGTACTCGGTGACCGTCCGGATGTCGTCGAGTTGGCCGACGACCTCGGCCTCGCTGTGCTCGAGGCCGATCTCCTCGTTTGCCTCCCGGAGTGCGGTCTCGAGGATCGTCGCGTCCTCCGGTTCGGCGCCGCCACCGGGAAAGCTCATTTGGCCGGGATGCTCGCCGAGGTGGTCAGCTCGCCGGGTAAACAGCAGGTGGTCCTCGCCGTCGCGGTCGACGATCGGCGCGAGGACCGCCGCGTCGTACTCTTGATCGTCGATCTCGGTGGCCTCGTAGGCCGCAACCGGCTCGAGGGTCAGTCTCGTCGTCATTCCTCGAGGGCGTCCTCCAGTCGCGTCCGTTCGTCCGTGAGATCGACCGGGGCCCACGCTTCGAGATCGTAGCTGATATCGAGGAGCGTTCGGAGCCGGTCGTCGTCGCTCGCTGTGATGGCTTCGTCGACGGCGTCGCTGAATCGTTCGCTCGCCGCCTCGCCGAGTTGCTCGCGATCGGGGTGTCGTCGGTCGACATCGAGGATGTGGGGAACGTCTTCTGCGTGCTCCGGAACGGCGGGAAAGGCCGTCGGCCCCGGAACTAGCAGCCCCTCGTCTGCAGCCGTCGCCCCGTCGTCTTCATTTGCGGGGTCGTATCGAACGAGCGCGAACGACGCGAGTGCCTCGTCGATCGCGGTTGCGAGGGCTGCGTCGTCGACTGCCTGCCCGTCAGCACGGTAGGCGGCCTCGTCGAGCGCCCGCGCTAACTCCGCGCGGGTCAACCCCCCGAAGAGGTCGACCACGCCGGCCAGTTCGTCGGCGGTCGCGTCCATACGCAGCCTAACGGCGGGTGTCGGGATTAGTCTTGTGAGCGCGACTCAGCGTTGTGGTGTCGCCACGGTTGCGCCGCCGCGAGCACGTCCGCGGGCTCGAACGGCGCGTCGACCCATCGCGGGAGGCGCATGTCGGTGTCGGTGTCGGCTCTGGGTGGCACGATCGACTCAGCGTAGCGTGTCACCTGTGCTCGCTCGCTGGCGGAATCGTACTCGAGGCCGTTGAACGCCGCGTCGACACGGTACTGATCGATCAGCGTCGTCCCGGCGGCCCGATAACGCTCGGGCAGCGTCTCGTAGTCGGGGACGACGCCGTGGTCTTCGAGCACGCACAGGAGCGCGGCGGCAACCTCGCGGCTCATTCCCTCGAGGCCGGCCTCGCCGTCGACCGCCCGGTGGTCGTGTTCGTGACGACCGAGGTCGACCTGTGCTGTCCCGCTGAAGCCAGCGTGTTCGTAGGCGTCACCGAGCGTGCCGACCTCGAGGCCCCACGTCCGCGGCGGCTGCAGCCGACGCGCGAGATCGGCGGTCGCGGCGAACTCGCCGGCCAGTGCGTACCGGAACGCCCCGAGGTAGTCGACGATCGGGGCGTCGTGAGCGTCCGCGAGCGCTCGAAGCAGCGGTTCGTAAAACAGGCGAAACAGCCGACCGTAGAGTCGGCCACGCTCGACGCGGGCGTAGTAGCCCTTCGCGAACTCGAAATCCATCGTCAACGGCGCGAGCAGCCGCTGGACGTGGTCGGCCTCGTAGCTTTTGGCGTCGGCGTCGTGGACGACGACGGCGTCGGCAGCCGCGGCAGCCGGTCCGAGCGCAAGCCAGACGTCTCGTCCTTTCCCCCAGTCGCCGGCCAAGCCGGCGTCAGCGAGCAACGTATCCACGCCGGGTGCGTTACACCAGAGGACCTGCGTCGGCAGCTCGAAGGTGGCGAGCCAGTCACGAAACGACCCGATCTGCGCTCGCTCGGCGCGGACGGGAACGAAGACGGTCGCTGGTGCAGGCTCGAGGCGCTCGAGTTCCTCGAGGACGCGTTCGGCAGCAGGGCTCTCGTACTCGCGGGCGGTCATCGGGACGACGACGACCGTCTCGGTGACCGCGGCGACAACGTCGCGGGCGAGGTCGCTGTCCATTCTGTTGCCCTCGCCGAACTCGTGGAGCGTCGCGATTCGCTCCTGACGGTACTCCATCGATGGGTTGTTCGCGCGGACCGATAAAACGGCCACGACTCCGGCCAGATAGCGCGGCTGCAAGCGGACGGTGACGACTCGATCCCGTCTCCGTCGGTCGACTCGACATCGGAAAAAGCACCGGTCTTTTTCTATCCGTCCTGCTTACAGTCAGAGCATGCAATCAGTCAGGAAGGCACTCCGTGACGGCGACCTAGAGAAAGACACCTACGATCGACTCGTCTGTGGAGACTGCGAGAAGCCGCTCAAAACCGAAAACGACCCGGACGAGATCAAGACGGTCCGCATCTGTCCTGACTGTGCGTCCGAGTGGAAGGAGATCCGTTAACAGTCGCAAGCGCTAGCGCTCGCCGGCCAGTGCCGAAAAGAGCCGTTCTTCGAACTCTTCGTGGCTGATCCCATCGGAGGGGCCGATCCCGTTCATGTGATCGATCGAGAGCTGGCCACCGCCCATCCGCGCGTGGCCGCCCGCGCTGGCCATCGGAATGTCGCTGATGGCGTGGCGCAGCGTCTCTCCCATGTGGACCCGATCGTCACGCGACCGGCCGGAGAGATGTAACGTCCCGTCGTGTTCGCCGTAGACGACGACCGCCGTGACTCCCTCGAGGTGCATGAGTTCGTCCGCAGCCTGTGGAATCGCGTCGACGTTGCCGATCTCTCCGACGTCACAAACGGCGAAGGGGCCTTCGACCCGCTTTTCGGTGATCGCCGTTGCCTTGACCTGTAGCACG from Natrinema sp. HArc-T2 encodes:
- a CDS encoding PadR family transcriptional regulator, producing the protein MDDLTGFQRDLLYVIAGADQPSGQDVKDEIETYYSSEINHGRLYPNLDTLVNKELVEKGQLDRRTNYYEISDHGRQAIEERREWEQQYLND
- a CDS encoding cold-shock protein, which produces MAKGNVDFFNDTGGYGFISTDDADDDVFFHMEDVGGPDLEEGTEIEFDIEQAPKGPRATNVTRL
- a CDS encoding queuosine precursor transporter — its product is MTQARTQRVPTIAQVALIGLFVTALVTAQVTASKVLAFELPVSLPVTGSQLVLPGAALAYALTFLASDCYTELYGRRAGQIVVNVGFGLNFIVLALVWSTIAAPAANSSSASQFATVLGASTNIVLGSLLAYIVSQNWDVIVFHRIREYTGAEMLWLRNIASTASSQAIDTVIFVSVAFAIAPAILGVGAVLPTDVLLSLMVGQYLLKFLIALLDTPVVYAIVSIVRSREGLVADDMQSV
- a CDS encoding aminopeptidase, with product MDERVREHAAVLVDWSARIEAGDNVVLSVGPDAHELAVAVAEELGSRGANLLATYRSGEITRAYLQAHDGDFDANPAHELALLENTDVYLSLGGGRNTSATADVSGDQRQAYNDARREIREARLGTRWVSTVHPTRSLAQQANMAYEEYRDFAYNAILRDWESLAEEMAQLKTLLDDGDVVRLVSEGTDLTMRIDDRTAVNSAASVAYDSHNLPSGEVFTAPAGTEGTVTFDVPMTLRGEPVRNVRLEFADGEVVDYDADQGAAVIGDILETDEGARRLGELGIGMNRGIDRYTDNILFDEKMDDTVHLALGRAYDACLPTGESGNDSAVHVDLITDVSEDSRLEIDGTVIQRNGAFRFEPGFDG
- a CDS encoding DUF309 domain-containing protein is translated as MRDHLRAGVAIFNDGYYHAAHDAWEDHWLDLEAGSDDERLLHGLIQYSGAVVHARERNWTGAVGLAESAQTYLAPLPADYRELALEPVRSSLTGLATDPELIERQSPIQIEHEGTAPTLSDLDIGPTTIAAVVFAEVFGYDEEPIEQARAYAQRDLEAGDDASQFITLLFDFVREDEHRGIVFQRLKEHVDRRQAREKDVEGLF
- the azf gene encoding NAD-dependent glucose-6-phosphate dehydrogenase Azf; its protein translation is MAQSVLLTGAAGRVGTAILGGLSDDYEWRLLDRDPPTGDQPGEFVVADITDDEAVREAMEGIDVVIHLAGDPRPEAPWNSVLTNNIGGTQTVFEAAVEAGVEKVAFASSNHAVGNYETDERTPEMYRAHDDYLLDGTELPRPSNLYGVSKAAGETLGRYYHDEHDLSVVCVRIGNLTEGHPPIDYERGQAMWLSYRDCAHLFDRCIRADYDYEIVYGISDNDRKYYSIDRAREVLDYDPQDNSAHYDGEDRVLEPDA
- a CDS encoding dihydroneopterin aldolase family protein, translated to MPTDTTPTDAEAACFEAGIKFGSLYHQFAGTPVSPDSAASLESAMEESIENQPHCTAVTVDVLVDELEAELADATADYTELTGRFLEVEIVVDYEGCEIVTRMEMEDGYPLMRLESVRDEGSD
- a CDS encoding CoA pyrophosphatase, with the translated sequence MTTRLTLEPVAAYEATEIDDQEYDAAVLAPIVDRDGEDHLLFTRRADHLGEHPGQMSFPGGGAEPEDATILETALREANEEIGLEHSEAEVVGQLDDIRTVTEYAVTPFVANVPDREYVRDDNEVAEIVVLPLSGLLDPENYEYERRSHPYYGDIVIHYFHVDGYTVWGATGRILVQLLELATAFEAPEKVDRSSV
- a CDS encoding glycosyl transferase family 2, whose translation is MEYRQERIATLHEFGEGNRMDSDLARDVVAAVTETVVVVPMTAREYESPAAERVLEELERLEPAPATVFVPVRAERAQIGSFRDWLATFELPTQVLWCNAPGVDTLLADAGLAGDWGKGRDVWLALGPAAAAADAVVVHDADAKSYEADHVQRLLAPLTMDFEFAKGYYARVERGRLYGRLFRLFYEPLLRALADAHDAPIVDYLGAFRYALAGEFAATADLARRLQPPRTWGLEVGTLGDAYEHAGFSGTAQVDLGRHEHDHRAVDGEAGLEGMSREVAAALLCVLEDHGVVPDYETLPERYRAAGTTLIDQYRVDAAFNGLEYDSASERAQVTRYAESIVPPRADTDTDMRLPRWVDAPFEPADVLAAAQPWRHHNAESRSQD
- a CDS encoding HVO_0758 family zinc finger protein; protein product: MQSVRKALRDGDLEKDTYDRLVCGDCEKPLKTENDPDEIKTVRICPDCASEWKEIR